From Domibacillus sp. DTU_2020_1001157_1_SI_ALB_TIR_016, a single genomic window includes:
- a CDS encoding CsbD family protein, translating to MAHDNNGLGDKLKGAVNKAKGEVKDQAGNATDNTKMQAEGKADKLKGDVQNHIGHAKDHR from the coding sequence CTTGGCGACAAATTAAAAGGCGCCGTAAACAAAGCAAAAGGTGAAGTAAAAGACCAGGCAGGGAATGCAACAGACAACACAAAAATGCAGGCAGAGGGAAAAGCTGATAAATTAAAAGGCGATGTGCAGAACCATATCGGTCATGCGAAAGACCATCGTTAA